The following are encoded together in the Onychostoma macrolepis isolate SWU-2019 chromosome 03, ASM1243209v1, whole genome shotgun sequence genome:
- the kcnh6a gene encoding potassium voltage-gated channel subfamily H member 6a, translating into MPVRRGHVALQNTYLDTIIKKFDGQNRKFLIANAQMKNCGIIYCNEGFCQMFGFSRSEIMQQSCMCQFLVGPGTMKSALAQLAQALLGSEERKVEILYYSKEGTCRPCLVDVVPVKNEEGVVIMFILNFQELLDPSMKKGGFKQRMTHSWLRAGQQRKMRLRMPSLRVKRQPSLPKDHFEGVVVDYLQPSHEEVALKDLQMSPDSYLKSETQALIQQTPSTCSFSSPFTWPSDRLEPSGPPLKHGHSRESVCSLRRASSLHDIDSMRDQWSDLKPSNLNSTSDSDLMRHRAIGRIPQVTISFGSDRLRPPSPTEIEIIAPSKIKDRTQNVSEKVTQVTQVLSLGADVLPEYKLQAPRIHKWTILHYSPFKAVWDWIILLLVLYTAVFTPYSAAFLLNEQEDERRRTCGYTCNPLNVVDLVVDVMFIIDILINFRTTYVNHNDEVVSNPTRIAQHYFKGWFLIDIVAAIPFDLLIFRSGSDEPQTTTLIGLLKTARLLRLVRVARKLDRYSEYGAAVLFLLMCTFALIAHWLACIWYAIGNVERTSSARIGGMKIGWLDNLADQIGKRYNDSDSLSGPSIKDKYVTALYFTFSSLTSVGFGNVSPNTNPEKIFSICVMLIGSLMYASIFGNVSAIIQRLYSGTARYHTQMLRVKEFIRFHQIPGGLRQRLEEYFQHAWSYTNGIDMNAVLKGFPECLQADICLHLNRSLLQNCKAFRGASKGCLRALAMRFKTTHAPPGDTLVHNGDVLTALYFISRGSIEILREDVVVAILGKNDIFGEHISLYARPGKSSADVRALTYCDLHKILRDDLLEVLDMYPDFSDSFWSNLEITFNLRDADRIMHATPSEDSDCGYRRPRHRRNPLQRNRPDGMDRDGMDTYPVQSCSPVGNHRGAIPLSQWDELCSNTSAASLSSEEDMKPLVSGRGEMYSPGTEMQEYTPSAVSLMPSGNSTASAMGGPLGGTHPYTAAPLNVSGLFGYLPDRRASQYSESQRRSSAVQACYHHHSPCVEDRPSQLQARLELLQSQLNRLETRMTADINVILQLLQRQMAPVPPAYSAVSPEPLAHPAHPTSLYTSATHSTMPSLQINDSSSPGKSPDLDSFKEKSPDSLSSGIHLTVASNDTMSMSPETELAVPTGLNPPGEPHLQPPGPLCRSLRFPSLPDSLESPSTLERSPEIQRHVSDPVLPGS; encoded by the exons ATGCCTGTGCGCCGGGGACACGTCGCTCTCCAGAACACCTATCTGGACACCATCATCAAGAAATTCGACGGGCAAA ATCGTAAATTCCTGATTGCCAACGCCCAGATGAAGAACTGTGGGATCATCTACTGCAATGAGGGTTTCTGCCAGATGTTTGGTTTCTCACGGTCGGAGATCATGCAACAGTCCTGCATGTGTCAGTTCCTGGTGGGGCCGGGCACTATGAAGAGCGCCCTGGCACAGCTGGCACAGGCCCTGCTCGGGTCAGAGGAGCGCAAGGTGGAGATCCTGTACTACTCTAAGGAAG GGACATGTAGGCCATGTTTGGTTGATGTCGTTCCAGTAAAGAACGAGGAAGGAGTCGTAATCATGTTCATCTTAAACTTCCAAGAGCTTTTAGACCCATCCATGAAAAAAGGTGGCTTCAAACAGCGAATGACACACAGCTGGCTACGGGCAG GTCAGCAACGCAAGATGAGGCTGCGAATGCCCTCTCTCCGTGTCAAGCGGCAGCCGTCCCTCCCTAAGGACCACTTTGAGGGAGTGGTGGTGGACTACCTACAG CCCTCTCATGAGGAGGTGGCTTTGAAAGACCTCCAGATGTCTCCAGACAGCTACTTGAAATCAGAGACCCAGGCCCTGATTCAGCAGACCCCCTCCACATGCAGCTTCTCATCCCCATTCACATGGCCCTCAGACCGGCTAGAGCCCAGCGGACCCCCTCTCAAACACGGCCACTCCAGAGAGAGCGTCTGCAGCCTGCGCCGGGCCTCCTCGCTGCACGACATCGACAGCATGAGGGACCAGTGGAGCG atctGAAGCCCAGTAACTTGAACTCCACCTCAGACTCTGATTTGATGCGGCACCGTGCTATTGGCCGCATCCCTCAGGTGACGATATCCTTTGGCTCAGACCGTCTCAGACCACCTTCCCCCACAGAGATCGAGATCATAGCACCCAGCAAGATTAAAGACCGCACACAGAACGTCTCGGAAAAGGTCACCCAAGTCACGCAG GTACTGTCACTCGGAGCAGATGTGCTTCCTGAGTATAAGCTTCAAGCTCCACGCATCCACAAGTGGACCATCCTCCACTACAGCCCGTTCAAGGCAGTATGGGACTGGATCATCCTGCTCCTGGTGCTCTACACGGCCGTCTTCACGCCCTACTCGGCCGCCTTCCTCCTCAACGAGCAGGAGGACGAGAGGAGGCGCACCTGCGGCTACACCTGCAACCCCCTCAACGTAGTGGACCTGGTGGTGGATGTCATGTTCATAATCGACATCCTCATCAATTTCAGGACCACTTATGTCAACCACAACGACGAGGTGGTCAGCAATCCCACTCGCATCGCTCAGCACTACTTCAAGGGCTGGTTCCTCATAGACATTGTGGCTGCCATTCCCTTCGACCTGCTCATTTTCAGATCAGGTTCAGATGAG CCTCAAACCACGACTCTGATTGGTCTTCTAAAGACTGCACGGCTGCTGCGATTGGTGCGAGTAGCGAGGAAACTGGACCGATACTCTGAGTATGGCGCGGCGGTGCTCTTCCTCCTCATGTGCACCTTTGCCCTCATCGCTCACTGGCTGGCATGCATCTGGTACGCCATTGGCAACGTGGAGCGCACCAGCTCTGCCCGTATTGGAGGCATGAAGATCGGCTGGCTGGACAACTTGGCTGACCAGATTGGCAAACGTTACAATGACAGCGATTCCCTCTCCGGCCCCTCCATCAAGGATAAATATGTAACTGCACTGTACTTCACCTTCAGTAGTTTGACCAGCGTGGGATTTGGAAACGTCTCTCCCAACACCAACCCTGAGAAGATTTTTTCCATTTGTGTCATGCTCATTGGCT CCCTGATGTATGCCAGTATCTTTGGCAATGTGTCAGCTATAATTCAAAGGTTGTATTCAGGCACAGCTCGCTATCACACTCAGATGCTACGTGTGAAAGAGTTCATCAGGTTCCATCAGATCCCAGGAGGACTTCGACAACGACTAGAAGAGTACTTCCAGCACGCCTGGTCCTATACTAACGGCATTGACATGAACGCT GTATTGAAGGGTTTTCCGGAGTGTCTGCAGGCTGACATCTGTCTGCATCTGAACCGCAGTCTGCTGCAGAACTGTAAGGCATTCCGGGGGGCGAGCAAGGGCTGTCTGCGGGCTCTGGCTATGCGTTTTAAGACCACTCATGCCCCACCCGGTGACACTCTGGTGCACAATGGAGACGTATTAACTGCACTGTATTTCATCTCTCGCGGCTCCATAGAGATCCTCAGAGAGGATGTGGTCGTGGCTATTTTAG GTAAGAATGATATTTTTGGGGAGCACATTAGTCTATATGCCAGGCCGGGGAAATCAAGTGCGGACGTGAGGGCTCTGACGTACTGTGACCTGCACAAGATCCTCAGAGACGACCTGCTGGAAGTGTTGGACATGTACCCCGATTTCTCCGACAGCTTCTGGAGTAACCTAGAGATCACATTCAACCTTCGAGAT GCAGACAGAATCATGCATGCAACCCCAAGCGAGGACTCAGATTGTGGGTACCGTCGGCCCAGACATCGGAGGAACCCCTTACAGCGAAATCGACCTG ATGGGATGGACCGAGATGGGATGGACACTTACCCAGTCCAGTCCTGTTCACCTGTGGGCAACCACCGGGGGGCAATACCGCTCTCACAATGGGATGAGTTATGCAGCAATACCAGTGCTGCTTCCTTGTCCAGTGAGGAGGACATGAAGCCCCTGGTATCTGGCCGAGGGGAAATGTACTCGCCAGGGACAGAGATGCAAGAATACACCCCCTCTGCAGTCAGCCTCATGCCCTCCGGCAACAGCACAGCTTCTGCCATGGGAGGACCGCTGGGAGGGACACATCCGTACACAG CGGCTCCTCTGAACGTATCGGGGTTATTCGGCTATTTGCCCGACCGCAGGGCCAGTCAGTACTCAGAGAGTCAGAGACGGTCCTCTGCAGTGCAGGCCTGCTACCACCATCACAGCCCCTGTGTTGAGGACAGACCGAGTCAGCTGCAGGCGCGTCTGGAGCTGCTGCAGTCGCAACTCAACAG ACTGGAGACCAGGATGACGGCTGATATAAATGTGATCCTGCAGTTGCTGCAGAGGCAGATGGCACCTGTACCCCCTGCCTACAGCGCTGTTTCCCCTGAACCGCTGGCCCACCCCGCTCATCCCACCAGCCTGTACACCTCAGCAACGCACAGCACGATGCCATCTTTACAGATCAATGACAGTTCATCACCAGGAAAG AGCCCTGACTTGGACAGCTTCAAGGAGAAGTCTCCAGACTCTTTGTCCAGTGGGATCCATCTAACAGTTGCCTCCAATGACACCATGTCCATGTCCCCAGAGACAGAGCTGGCTGTGCCCACAGGACTGAATCCCCCCGGAGAGCCTCATCTACAGCCTCCTGGACCGCTGTGTAGAAGCCTGCGCTTCCCTTCACTCCCGGACAGTCTGGAGAGTCCGAGCACGCTGGAGAGATCGCCAGAAATCCAGAGGCACGTGTCCGATCCAGTCTTACCTGGAAGCTAG